One Solea solea chromosome 5, fSolSol10.1, whole genome shotgun sequence genomic window carries:
- the LOC131460046 gene encoding ribosomal protein S6 kinase alpha-2-like → MDTSTRKFTVRRWFSIYLKNKAARSKNNTGFCQLEDDSILKEIDISHHVKEGCEKADPSQFQLLKVLGQGSYGKVFLVRKIRGADRGHLYAMKVLKKATLKVRDRVRSKMERDILAEVNHPFIVKLHYAFQTEGKLYLILDFLRGGDLFTRLSKEVMFTEEDVKFYLAELALALDHLHSLGIIYRDLKPENILLDDEGHIKITDFGLSKEAIDHDKRAYSFCGTIEYMAPEVVNRRGHTQSADWWSFGVLMFEMLTGSLPFQGKDRKETMALILKAKLGMPQFLSPEVQSLLRALFKRNPANRLGAGPDGIEEIKRHRFFASIDWNKLYKKEMRPPFKPTVGRPEDTFHFDPEFTSRTPTDSPGIPPSANTHQLFRGFSFVATNQSQESSVATVATSRQEVKNADPIKQHLRGDVAFSDVYELKEEVGQTVTSVCRRCLHRVTAVEYSVKIFERAKKDPSEEIEILLRYGHHPNIITLKDVFDDGQSVFLVQDLVRGSELLDRALTVPRFTERDASDVICTLAKTVEYLHSMGVVHRDLKPSNVRYADDSGRPESIRICDFGFAKQLRAENGLLMTPCYTATFMAPEVLKKQGYDAACDIWSLGILLYTMIAGFSPFASSPEDTAEEILAQIGSGKFIITGGNWDLVSDAAKDIVMKMLHVDPHQRLTAPQILRHPWVVERDQLSDRTLTRQDALTVKGALSATYSALRRCAPAPVLEPVQSSSLAQRRGMKKVASPKVSPGLREKE, encoded by the exons ATGGATACCAGCACTCGGAAATTCACAGTGCGGAGATGGTTCTCCATCTACCTGAAGAACAAGGCGGCGAGGAGCAAGAACAACACGGGCTTCTGTCAGCTGGAG GATGACAGCATCCTGAAGGAGATCGACATCAGCCACCATGTCAAGGAGGGCTGTGAGAAAGCAGACCCTTCTCAGTTCCAGCTCCTCAAAGTGCTGGGGCAGGGCTCCTACGGGAAG GTGTTTCTGGTGAGAAAGATCCGGGGAGCAGACAGAGGACATCTCTACGCCATGAAGGTCCTGAAGAAAGCCACACTGAAAg TTCGGGACCGCGTGCGATCCAAAATGGAGAGAGACATTCTGGCAGAAGTGAACCATCCATTTATAGTTAAACTGCACTATG ccttcCAGACAGAAGGGAAGCTTTATCTGATCTTGGACTTCCTCAGAGGTGGAGACCTTTTCACTCGTTTGTCAAAGGAG GTCATGTTTACAGAAGAGGATGTGAAGTTTTATCTGGCAGAGTTGGCCTTGGCCTTGGACCATCTCCACAGTCTGGGCATCATCTACAGGGACCTCAAACCGGAAAA TATTCTTCTGGACGATGAAGGACATATTAAGATAACAG ACTTTGGATTGAGTAAGGAAGCCATCGACCATGACAAACGAGCGTATTCCTTCTGCGGAACCATTGAGTACATGGCTCCAGAGGTTGTAAAcaggagaggacacacacagagtgctgACTGGTGGTCTTTTGGAGTTCTTATG TTTGAGATGTTGACGGGATCTTTACCGTTCCAAGGAAAAGATCGCAAGGAAACAATGGCACTTATTCTAAA GGCTAAACTGGGAATGCCACAGTTCCTCAGTCCCGAGGTGCAGAGTTTATTAAGAGCACTCTTTAAGAGGAACCCTGCTAATCGACTAG GTGCGGGACCAGATGGaatagaagaaataaaaagacatcGCTTCTTCGCGTCCATAGACTGGAAT AAGTTGTACAAGAAGGAAATGAGGCCTCCTTTCAAACCAACTGTCGGCAGACCTGAAGACACTTTTCATTTTGACCCTGAATTCACCTCCAGAACACCAACTG ATTCTCCAGGCATTCCGcccagtgcaaacacacaccagctcTTTCGGGGTTTCAGCTTTGTCGCAACAAATCAAAGTCAGGAATCGAGTGTTGCCACGGTAGCGACTTCTCGTCAGGAGGTGAAGAACGCCGACCCCATAAaacag cATCTCCGTGGCGACGTGGCCTTTAGTGACGTCTATGAGCTGAAAGAGGAAGTGGGACAGACTGTGACCTCTGTCTGCAGGAGATGTCTGCACAGAGTTACTGCTGTGGAATATTCAGTGAAG ATATTTGAGAGAGCGAAGAAAGACCCGTCAGAGGAGATTGAGATTCTGTTGAGATATGGACACCATCCAAATATTATTACCCTGAAGGAC GTGTTTGACGACGGTCAAAGTGTGTTCCTGGTTCAGGATTTAGTGAGGGGCAGTGAGCTCCTTGACAGAGCTCTGACCGTGCCACGTTTTACAGAGAGAGATGCATCAGACGTCATCTGCACTCTGGCCAAGACTGTGGAATATTTGCACTCAATGGGG GTTGTGCATCGAGACCTGAAGCCCAGTAACGTCCGCTACGCCGATGACAGCGGACGACCGGAGAGCATCAGAATTTGTGATTTTGGATTTGCCAAACAGCTCAGAGCTGAAAACGGCTTGTTGATGACGCCGTGTTACACGGCTACATTCATGGCGCCCGAG GTTCTGAAGAAGCAGGGCTATGATGCAGCCTGTGACATCTGGAGCCTTGGAATCCTGCTTTACACCATGATAGCTGG TTTCAGCCCGTTTGCCAGCAGTCCTGAGGACACAGCCGAGGAGATTCTGGCTCAAATTGGCAGCGGGAAATTCATCATCACCGGAGGGAACTGGGACCTGGTGTCAGATGCTGCCAAG GACATCGTGATGAAGATGCTCCATGTGGATCCTCACCAGCGCCTGACTGCACCCCAG ATTCTTCGTCACCCCTGGGTCGTAGAGAGAGACCAGCTGTCTGACAGAACTCTCACCAGACAGGACGCACTCACTGTCAAG ggggcgctgtctGCCACTTACTCAGCTCTGAGACGCTGTGCTCCTGCTCCCGTCCTGGAGCCGGTGCAGTCGTCCAGCCTGGCTCAGCGGAGAGGGATGAAGAAAGTGGCGAGTCCAAAAGTCAGTCCAGGACTGAGAGAGAAGGAGTAA
- the rnaset2 gene encoding ribonuclease T2 has protein sequence MRLCSPLIFCLMAAVASAFVISPKPMWTKLILTHHWPSTFCSMEPCHPTISYWTLHGLWPDKGIECNSTWHFNSSEIEDLRPDMEKSWPDLIKPTSSGFWKYEWQKHGTCAAKAESLNSQHKYFSKALELYHKLDLDSILKKFDITPSEKYYKFSQIEAAIENFYSVKPKIQCVHPSKNADVQLLGQIEICFDTDFALQDCEKEKDWVKNMSVDKVSGFSVCDHDIPVYYPPLP, from the exons ATGAGGCTGTGCTCACCTTTAATATTCTGCCTGATGGCAGCTGTGGCCTCTGCCTTTGTGATCTCGCCCAA ACCCATGTGGACCAAACTGATCCTGACCCACCACTGGCCCAGCACTTTCTGTTCT ATGGAACCCTGTCACCCCACCATCAGCTACTGGACACTACACggactctg GCCAGATAAAGGGATTGAATGCAACTCAACATGGCATTTCAACTCCTCTGAAATTGAG GACTTGCGTCCTGACATGGAGAAAAGTTGGCCCGACTTGATTAAGCCCACATCTTCTGGCTTCTG GAAGTACGAGTGGCAGAAACACGGTACATGTGCGGCTAAAGCAGAGTCTCTGAATAGTCAACATAAATACTTCAGCAAAGCTTTGGAACTGTACCACAAACTGGATTTGGACAG CATCCTGAAGAAGTTTGACATCACCCCTTCAGAAAAATACTACAAA TTTTCACAGATTGAAGCAGCCATAGAGAATTTCTACAGCGTCAAGCCTAAGATTCAATGCGTCCATCCATCAAAG aATGCTGATGTCCAGCTTTTGGGACAGATTGAGATTTGCTTTGACACTGATTTCGCTCTCCAGGATTGCgaaaaagagaaagactggGTCAAGAATATGTCTGTTGACAAGGTGTCTGGGTTCAGCGTGTGTGACCATGATATTCCAGTGTACTACCCCCCTCTACCTTAA